The Nocardia sp. NBC_01503 sequence ATGCGGCCATGGCCTCGGCCATGGGCGGCTCGGTCTTCTCCTATGACGTGCACTACTGCGCCGCCGACCGCCCGAACAATCCGACGGCGCTGGCCTGCGGTTGGGAGGAGTCGGGCATCCGCGTCTTCGATGTGCGGGATCCCTTCCACGCCAAGGAGATCGCGTACTTCAACCCACCCGCACGCAAGGGCCGCAATCTGGAGCTGTGGAACTCCCCACACGCCCTGGCCTCGATCATCGGCCTACCTGTCATGGAGTTCCCGTCGGCGGCGCGCGCCATGCTGGAGGGCAAATTCGATCCGACACAGGCGCTTTCGGCACGCACCGGGATGGTGGCCTTCGGCGATCTCTCCACCGACTGGTGCTTCTCCCCGCCGGAGTGGCATGGAAATCAGCTGTGGGCCACGTGCAATGACAACGGTTTCATGGTGTTGCAGCTCGCCGACGACGTCTACACCCCGCCCGCCGACCAGCACTCGGTGGTGGGTTCGTGACGGCCAACCGCTGGGTGCGCGGCGCCGCGGTCGCGGTACTGGCCGTCCTGCTGTGTGTGGCGGGGATGTTGTTGCGCCCGATCGTCGTTCCGGACAACCAGTCCGAGCCGGCGGTGCTGAATCCGACCGAGATCGGCTTCGCCCAGGACATGCTGGCGCATCATCAGCAGGCCCTGATCATGGTGCAGCGCTTGGACACCGGCGTCGATCCGACCATTCGGCAACTGGCGCAGCAGATCTCCGATACCCAGCGCCTGGAGATCGGCACCCTGCTCGGCTGGCTGCGCCTGGCCAATGCCTCGCCGACCAATCCGCATCCCATGGCGTGGATGCCCGCCACCGATATGCCCGCCGGACATGATCATTCGGCCATGACCGGCACTACGACCATGCCCGGTATGGCCACCATGCAGGAGCTGGACGCCCTCTCCGCGGACAAGGGCGCCGATGCGGAGACCTACTTCCTGCAGCTCATGCTGCGCCATCACCGCGGCGGCGTGGCCATGGCACAGGCCGCCGACAAGCTGGTGAAATCCGGCGCGGTGAAGGAGTCGGCGCGCGCCATGATCACCGAGCAGTCCCAGGAGGCGGGAATCATGACCCTGCTGCTGGCCCAGCGTGGGGTACAACCACTGTCATGACGAATCTCGAAGGACGCGTGGCGCTGGTCACCGGTAGCGGGCGTGGTATCGGCCGTGCCATCGCCCTGGCCTTGGCGCAGGACGGCGCGGATGTGGCGATCAACTACCGCTCCGATGCCGAGGCCGCCGCC is a genomic window containing:
- a CDS encoding DUF305 domain-containing protein, with product MTANRWVRGAAVAVLAVLLCVAGMLLRPIVVPDNQSEPAVLNPTEIGFAQDMLAHHQQALIMVQRLDTGVDPTIRQLAQQISDTQRLEIGTLLGWLRLANASPTNPHPMAWMPATDMPAGHDHSAMTGTTTMPGMATMQELDALSADKGADAETYFLQLMLRHHRGGVAMAQAADKLVKSGAVKESARAMITEQSQEAGIMTLLLAQRGVQPLS